One window from the genome of Crassostrea angulata isolate pt1a10 chromosome 2, ASM2561291v2, whole genome shotgun sequence encodes:
- the LOC128174075 gene encoding ankyrin repeat domain-containing protein 17-like, which yields MKSNVDHNNTNERSLIAACDCGQLDAVKQIIKGGADVNMKDVDKTPLIVACFKEHLHVVKELIKAGADVNLENEFISPLQVACYEGHLSIVKELKKAGFDYNHITGAKKGFMGACFFGHTSVVKELTACHVKVNLTYKNETPLTTAIFMGHLNIFKELIKAGADINLTGSRTPLNLACYRGHVSIVRELIKHGASVNQSDGKETSLSIACRRGHDDVVEELIKPGADVNQSDGNKTPLTTACEKGHDDVVEELIKAGADVNQSDGNKTPLTTACEKGHDDVVKKLIKAEVDVNQSDGNKTPLTTACEKGHYWVVEMLIKAGADVNQSDGNKTPLTTACEKGHDDVVKKLIKAEVDVNQSDGNKTPLTTACEKGHDDVVEELIKAGADVNQSDGNKTPLTTACEKGHDDVVEELIKAGADVNQSDGNKTPLTTACEKGHDDVVKKLIKAEVDVNQSDGNKTPLTTACEKGHYWVVEMLLKAGAEVNQSDGIKTPLVVACERGDITVVKTLIKAGVDVNQSVGNKTPLIVAFEKKHWIVVKELNKAITDANESKKSERKQKTPPTVDKKLGINRCCIF from the coding sequence ATGAAGTCCAATGTCGACCATAATAATACAAACGAAAGGTCACTTATAGCTGCATGTGATTGTGGACAGTTAGATGCAGTGAAACAGATTATCAAAGGTGGAGCTGATGTTAATATGAAAGATGTGGATAAAACACCGCTTATAGTTGCATGTTTTAAagaacatttacatgtagttaaggAATTGATTAAAGCAGGGGCAGATGTCAATCtagaaaatgaatttatttcacCTCTGCAGGTAGCCTGTTATGAAGGACATTTGAGTATAGTCAAAGAGTTGAAAAAAGCGGGTTTTGACTACAATCACATAACAGGTGCTAAGAAAGGGTTTATGGGTGCGTGCTTTTTTGGACATACCAGTGTAGTGAAGGAGTTGACAGCATGTCATGTTAAAGTCAATCtaacatataaaaatgaaacGCCGCTAACAACTGCCATTTTTATGggacatttaaacattttcaaagagTTGATAAAAGCGGGAGCTGATATTAACCTAACTGGAAGTAGAACACCACTGAATCTTGCATGCTATCGTGGACATGTCAGTATAGTAAGGGAGTTGATAAAACATGGAGCCTCTGTCAATCAAAGCGATGGAAAAGAAACATCACTATCAATTGCATGTAGAAGAGGACATGATGATGTGGTCGAGGAGCTTATAAAACCGGGAGCCGATGTCAACCAAAGCGATGGAAACAAAACACCACTAACTACTGCATGTGAAAAAGGACATGATGATGTAGTCGAGGAGCTTATAAAAGCGGGAGCCGATGTCAATCAAAGCGATGGAAACAAAACACCACTAACAACTGCATGTGAAAAAGGACATGATGATGTGGTCAAGAAGCTAATAAAAGCGGAAGTTGATGTCAATCAAAGCGATGGAAACAAAACACCACTAACAACTGCATGTGAAAAAGGACACTATTGGGTGGTCGAGATGCTAATAAAAGCGGGAGCCGATGTCAATCAAAGCGATGGAAACAAAACACCACTAACAACTGCATGTGAAAAAGGACACGATGATGTGGTCAAGAAGCTAATAAAAGCGGAAGTTGATGTCAATCAAAGCGATGGAAACAAAACACCACTAACAACTGCATGTGAAAAAGGACATGATGATGTGGTCGAGGAGCTAATAAAAGCGGGAGCCGATGTCAATCAAAGCGATGGAAACAAAACACCACTAACAACTGCATGTGAAAAAGGACATGATGATGTGGTCGAGGAGCTAATAAAAGCGGGAGCCGATGTCAATCAAAGCGATGGAAACAAAACACCACTAACAACTGCATGTGAAAAAGGACATGATGATGTGGTCAAGAAGCTAATAAAAGCGGAAGTTGATGTCAATCAAAGCGATGGAAACAAAACACCACTAACAACTGCATGTGAAAAAGGACACTATTGGGTGGTCGAGATGCTATTAAAAGCGGGAGCTGAAGTCAATCAAAGCGATGGAATTAAAACGCCACTTGTAGTTGCATGTGAAAGGGGAGATATTACTGTGGtcaaaacattgataaaagCTGGGGTTGATGTCAATCAAAGCGTTGGAAACAAAACACCACTTATAGTTGCATTTGAAAAGAAACATTGGATCGTTGTAAAAGAGCTAAATAAGGCCATCACTGATGCCAATGAAAGTAAGAAAAgcgaaagaaaacaaaaaacaccaCCAACAGTTGATAAGAAATTGGGCATTAACAGATGCTGTATTTTCTGA